In one window of Ruminococcus albus AD2013 DNA:
- a CDS encoding LTA synthase family protein has product MKFIKKIGSKLKNFCKDNPLLLSFVAISVINAFLLRVFTVKFAYNQVKPLLADIAAMLLMGSFSFCFKTLKGRFRYLMTMNVINLIFVAGNSIYYSNFKSFLSFSLLSTGSQLPGVMDAVFKNIMEAKDLIYLWAIPALAVVYHFCKKKTREYDSQTKQKRKRSRSFGFTAVCGLVILGIFAATLTGTDYSRLRKQWNREYVLGTFGMYVYQTSDAISSAYSRINMVFGYAEKKEAFDEFYDEKDENSEVAASAAKNDYTGIFKGKNVIVIHAESIQQFCMDTYINGEELTPNLNKLAREGLYFKNFYAQESVGTSSDSEFTFSSSLMPASSGTVAINYWDRDYATTQKMLKNMGYYTFSMHGNNGSYWNRLNLHSSLGYDKFYNYTDDFVIDETIGLGLSDKSFFRQAVPKVMEIDAEHKNWYGCFIMLTNHTPFTDIERISDYDITFRYKMYNGETGLYEDVSAPFLEGTKLGSYFKSVHYADEALGQFLADMDKEGLLENSIVVLYGDHDAKVKATEYEYYLNYDPFNETVLTEEDAGYIPVDDFYYNINRNTPFIIWSKGGECKPKEISQVMGMYDIQPTLGNMLGFDNKYALGHDIFSIPDDEENVVIFPNGNFVTDTIYYDSQKAMYFDLEDYRNVMTHASCNQVYKDTPNPIYDATKHGLFKVSTDEDYCADTCESRINDGIVDDDYIQSYASYAEEIIDISNAIIYYDMITKTEQGFEQSVEAQFDSDSRAELFTPPEIGKRRTGIPM; this is encoded by the coding sequence ATGAAATTTATTAAGAAAATCGGCAGTAAGCTGAAGAACTTTTGCAAGGATAACCCTCTTCTGCTTTCATTCGTTGCCATTTCGGTGATCAATGCATTTTTGCTGAGAGTGTTCACTGTCAAATTTGCCTACAATCAGGTAAAACCATTGCTGGCAGATATCGCAGCCATGCTGCTGATGGGCTCATTCTCGTTTTGTTTCAAGACGCTGAAAGGGCGTTTCAGATATCTTATGACGATGAATGTCATAAACCTGATATTCGTGGCCGGCAATTCGATATATTACTCGAATTTCAAGTCATTCCTGTCATTCTCACTGCTTTCAACAGGTTCACAGCTTCCCGGCGTTATGGATGCCGTTTTCAAGAACATCATGGAAGCCAAAGACCTGATATATCTGTGGGCGATACCTGCCCTTGCGGTGGTATACCACTTCTGCAAGAAAAAGACACGTGAGTACGACTCCCAGACAAAGCAGAAACGAAAGCGCAGCAGAAGCTTCGGATTCACCGCTGTATGCGGACTGGTCATCCTCGGCATATTCGCCGCTACACTCACAGGCACCGATTATTCGAGACTCCGCAAACAGTGGAACAGAGAGTACGTACTGGGTACTTTCGGTATGTACGTATACCAGACAAGCGATGCGATATCCAGCGCATATTCCCGTATAAATATGGTATTCGGCTATGCTGAGAAAAAGGAAGCCTTCGATGAATTCTACGACGAGAAAGACGAGAACTCCGAGGTTGCCGCATCTGCCGCAAAGAACGATTATACAGGTATCTTCAAGGGCAAGAACGTGATAGTCATACACGCAGAGAGCATACAGCAGTTCTGTATGGATACCTACATAAACGGTGAGGAGCTCACTCCGAACCTGAACAAGCTGGCAAGAGAGGGTCTTTACTTCAAGAACTTCTATGCACAGGAAAGCGTAGGTACCAGCTCGGATTCAGAGTTCACGTTCTCATCATCGCTTATGCCAGCATCAAGCGGTACAGTAGCTATAAACTACTGGGACAGGGATTACGCCACCACCCAGAAGATGCTGAAAAATATGGGCTACTACACTTTCAGTATGCACGGCAACAACGGCTCTTACTGGAACAGACTGAATCTTCACAGTTCACTGGGATATGACAAGTTCTACAACTATACCGATGATTTTGTTATAGATGAAACTATCGGTCTGGGTCTTTCGGATAAGAGCTTTTTCAGGCAGGCAGTGCCGAAGGTCATGGAGATAGATGCCGAGCACAAAAACTGGTACGGCTGTTTCATAATGCTGACGAACCACACTCCCTTTACAGATATCGAACGTATCAGCGATTATGATATTACATTCAGATACAAGATGTACAACGGCGAAACGGGACTTTATGAAGATGTTTCCGCACCTTTCCTGGAAGGTACAAAGCTTGGTTCCTACTTCAAATCGGTACATTACGCCGATGAAGCCCTTGGGCAGTTCCTCGCCGACATGGACAAGGAAGGCTTGCTGGAAAACTCGATAGTAGTGCTTTACGGCGATCACGATGCCAAGGTAAAGGCTACCGAATATGAGTACTATCTCAACTACGACCCATTTAACGAGACAGTCCTCACCGAGGAAGATGCAGGATATATCCCTGTTGACGACTTCTACTACAACATCAACCGCAACACACCGTTCATTATATGGTCAAAGGGCGGCGAATGCAAACCCAAGGAGATCAGTCAGGTGATGGGTATGTACGATATCCAGCCTACCCTCGGTAATATGCTGGGATTTGATAACAAGTACGCACTTGGCCACGATATATTCTCCATACCAGATGACGAAGAGAACGTGGTGATATTCCCCAACGGCAATTTCGTGACCGATACGATATACTACGACAGCCAGAAGGCGATGTATTTCGACCTTGAAGACTATAGGAACGTTATGACACACGCCTCCTGCAATCAGGTATACAAGGATACCCCCAACCCGATCTACGATGCAACAAAACACGGGCTGTTCAAAGTTTCCACCGATGAGGACTACTGTGCCGACACCTGTGAATCCCGCATAAATGACGGTATTGTGGACGATGATTATATACAGTCCTACGCAAGCTATGCCGAGGAGATAATAGATATCTCAAATGCGATAATCTACTATGACATGATAACAAAGACCGAACAGGGTTTTGAACAAAGCGTAGAAGCACAGTTCGACAGCGACAGCCGTGCCGAATTATTCACACCGCCCGAAATCGGCAAGCGCCGCACAGGAATACCGATGTAA
- the rpmB gene encoding 50S ribosomal protein L28 — protein MAKCEVCGKGVTFGIKVSHSHRRTNRTWKPNVKRVKAVVNGTPTHVYVCSRCLRSGKVERA, from the coding sequence ATGGCAAAATGTGAAGTTTGCGGAAAGGGTGTTACTTTCGGTATAAAGGTATCTCACTCTCACAGAAGAACCAACAGAACCTGGAAGCCCAATGTAAAGAGAGTTAAGGCTGTTGTTAACGGCACTCCCACACACGTTTACGTTTGCTCCAGATGTCTGCGCTCGGGCAAGGTTGAAAGAGCATAA
- a CDS encoding site-2 protease family protein yields the protein MTIDDLLRYGSRILILMMCIPVHEFAHAWAATKLGDDTPAYQKRLTLNPIAHLDPIGSIGILLCGFGWGKPVQVNPARFNRKISMRAGMAITAAAGPLSNLIMALLGTIGFKFLLGSIVYNSNTIRVDNLNFNAKELLYKFFVQNTGYVDYYAKLLAEANNNLALYWLLVICEAFVFINIGLAVFNLIPVAPLDGQKIFSYFLPDRINAKIANYQFYISLIVIGLLTFSDLLNGPVFWMESGIFWLLNKITFFIDPLVTMIFS from the coding sequence ATGACCATAGACGATCTATTGAGATACGGCTCACGTATTCTGATACTTATGATGTGTATACCCGTACATGAATTTGCCCACGCATGGGCTGCAACAAAACTCGGAGATGATACACCTGCCTATCAGAAAAGGCTCACCCTGAACCCCATAGCCCACCTTGACCCCATAGGCTCCATAGGTATACTGCTCTGCGGTTTCGGCTGGGGCAAGCCCGTACAGGTGAATCCCGCAAGATTCAACAGGAAGATATCCATGAGGGCAGGCATGGCGATAACGGCTGCTGCAGGTCCTTTATCAAACCTTATCATGGCGCTGTTAGGAACGATAGGATTTAAATTCCTGCTTGGATCGATAGTTTACAATAGCAACACCATTAGAGTAGACAATCTGAATTTCAACGCTAAAGAATTGTTATATAAGTTTTTTGTTCAAAACACCGGGTATGTAGATTATTATGCAAAGCTCCTAGCCGAAGCCAACAACAATTTGGCGCTGTACTGGCTTTTAGTGATATGCGAGGCTTTTGTATTTATAAACATCGGTCTTGCAGTGTTCAACCTTATACCCGTTGCACCTCTTGACGGTCAGAAGATATTCTCATACTTCCTGCCGGACAGGATAAACGCTAAGATAGCCAACTATCAGTTCTATATATCCCTGATAGTTATCGGTCTGCTGACATTCAGCGACCTGCTGAACGGTCCTGTATTCTGGATGGAATCAGGTATATTCTGGCTGCTGAACAAGATAACATTCTTCATCGATCCTCTGGTGACGATGATATTCAGTTAA